GTACCCCGCCGCCCCGAGCACGCTCCCGAGGCGCGCCCAGAGCGCCTCCACCGTCGCGTGCTGGGCCGGGCGCCGCTCGACCGGCTCCGCCGCGTCCTCCCCCGCCGCGCCTAGCCCGGGCGAGGCGAGCCTGAGCTCGTACGCGAGCACCGCCGCGGCCATGGCCAGGTTCATCGAGTCGTAGGCCGCGAGCGTCGGGATGGTGCAGGCCGCCTGGCAGAGCTCCAGCTCGGCGTCGGACAGCCCGCGCCGCTCCTCCCCGAACAGGATCGCGACCGGACCGCGCGCGCTGCGGGCGGCCACCTCCGCCGCCAGGGCGCGGGGCGAGATGGGCGCCCGCCCCTCCACCGTCCGCGAGGTGGTGCCGCAGGTCCACGTGGCGCCCGCGAGCGCGGCCCGCGCGTCGGCGTGGATGGCGGCGCCCTCCAGCACGTCGGCGGCCCGCCGCGCGGTCTTGCGCGCCCGCAGGAGCACCTCCTCCCGGGCGCCGAGGGGGCCCCCGCCCCGGGGCAGGCCGGTCCAGGAGGGCGGCGCCACGATGGCGAGCCGGGAGAGCCCGAAGTTCTTCATGGCGCGGGCCACGGCGCCGATGTTCTCGGCCGAGGACGGGCGGTGCAGCACGAACGAAACGTTGTCGAGATTCAAATCGCGTCCCTCGCTACAATCGGCCCGCTCCCCGCCGGCGCGGGGATGCTACACGAGGCGCCCATGATCCCCGAGTCCTCCATCCGCGCGCAGCTCCCGTCCACCCTGCGGCAGCTCGACCTCCCCGGGCTGGGCGAGCTCTACCGCGGGAAGGTGCGCGACAACTACTCCCGCGGCGACCGCATCGTCATGATCACGACCGATCGCGTGTCCGCCTTCGACCACGTGCTCGGCACCATCCCGTTCAAGGGGGAGGTGCTGTCGCGGCTCACCCTGTTCTGGTTCGACAAGGTGAAGGACCTCGCGCCCACCCACCTCATCGACGCGCCGGATCCGAGCGTGATGGTGGTGAAGCGGGCCAAGGCGCTGCC
The Anaeromyxobacter diazotrophicus genome window above contains:
- a CDS encoding RNA methyltransferase, coding for MLHRPSSAENIGAVARAMKNFGLSRLAIVAPPSWTGLPRGGGPLGAREEVLLRARKTARRAADVLEGAAIHADARAALAGATWTCGTTSRTVEGRAPISPRALAAEVAARSARGPVAILFGEERRGLSDAELELCQAACTIPTLAAYDSMNLAMAAAVLAYELRLASPGLGAAGEDAAEPVERRPAQHATVEALWARLGSVLGAAGYLNPQNPEHILAEWRRLLARAEPTQREIELLLAAARALERKLKLG